A window of the Brassica napus cultivar Da-Ae chromosome A2, Da-Ae, whole genome shotgun sequence genome harbors these coding sequences:
- the LOC111205387 gene encoding uncharacterized calcium-binding protein At1g02270: MKGRISKIGSYAISSSTRDCISCTTFNILAPIYKRLSRNDQSIRESDNRAYWMGRNHRILDWLLYERSSIICLQEFWVGNEELVRLYEKRLGDAGYLCYKLGRTNNRGDGLLTAVHKDYFRVVRSRDLLFNDCGDRVAQLLHVELVPPYSQYDAHQQVLIVNTHLLFPHDSTLSIVRLQQVYKILQYVESYQQEVNLSPMPIILCGDWNGSKRGHVYKFLRSQGFVSSYDSAHRYTDSESQKWISHRNHRGNICAVDFIWLLNPNRYRKLLKTSWSEAVFGMFRYLLRRASLTSEDAFAFLKTDNDGDYITFLGFCETLRQLNLTGHCNGLTKKEIKDLWIQADIDGNGLLDYKEFQQRIWNQTWSEQRDAEDGEAKGNQEQTVGFSVKNAVLFPPEVEKGVWPENYSLSDHARLTVVFSPIRMPCSQLVS; encoded by the exons ATGAAGGGGAGAATATCGAAGATAGGAAGCTACGCAATATCATCATCCACAAGAGATTGCATCTCCTGCACTACCTTCAACATCCTCGCTCCCATCTACAAACGCCTCTCCCGAAACGATCAAAGCATCCGCGAAAGCGATAACCGAGCCTATTGGATGGGTAGGAATCACCGAATCCTCGATTGGTTACTCTACGAAAGATCTTCAATCATATGTCTCCAG GAGTTTTGGGTAGGCAACGAAGAGCTTGTTCGCTTGTACGAGAAGAGACTCGGCGACGCGGGTTACCTCTGTTACAAACTAGGCCGTACCAACAACCGTGGTGACG gtTTGCTTACGGCTGTTCATAAGGACTATTTCAGAGTTGTCCGCTCTAGAGATTTGCTTTTCAATGATTGTGGTGACCGAGTCGCGCAATTGTTACATGTGGAGCTAGTTCCTCCTTACTCTCAGTACGATGCGCATCAGCAAGTTTTGATTGTCAACACTCATTTGTTGTTTCCTCATGATTCTACACTCTCTATTGTAAGGTTGCAGCAG GTTTATAAGATTCTTCAGTATGTTGAATCTTATCAGCAAGAAGTTAATCTCAGTCCAATGCCTATTATACTCTGCGG AGATTGGAACGGAAGCAAGCGAGGACACGTGTACAAGTTTCTCAGGTCACAGGGGTTTGTGTCGTCTTACGACAGTGCTCATCGGTACACAGATTCAGAATCTCAAAAG TGGATAAGCCATAGGAATCACCGGGGTAACATATGCGCTGTAGATTTCATATGGCTTCTAAATCCAAATCGGTATAGAAAGCTTCTAAAGACAAGTTGGAGTGAGGCAGTGTTTGGCATGTTCAGG TATCTACTGAGAAGAGCTTCACTAACATCTGAAGATGCTTTTGCCTTTCTGAAAACCGACAATGATGGTGACTACATTACATTCTTGGGCTTCTGCGAGACTCTTCGACAG CTCAACCTAACGGGTCATTGCAATGGACTTACGAAGAAAGAGATTAAAGATCTGTGGATTCAAGCTGACATTGATGGAAACGGTCTTCTCGATTACAAGGAGTTTCAG CAAAGAATTTGGAATCAAACATGGTCTGAACAGAGAGATGCAGAGGACGGAGAAGCAAAAGGCAACCAAGAACAAACAGTTGGTTTCAGCGTCAAGAACGCAGTATTGTTTCCTCCTGAAGTGGAGAAAGGAGTGTGGCCTGAAAATTACTCTCTGTCAGATCACGCGAGACTAACCGTTGTATTCTCTCCCATAAGAATGCCTTGCTCCCAATTGGTTTCATGA